From the Achromobacter xylosoxidans A8 genome, the window GATCCGGGAACGGGCGTCATGCGCCATGCCGATGCCGGCTACGAAGAGGCCATCGAGTGCGCCAAGGAGCAGGGCCTGAACCTGCCCATGCTTGCGGGCAAGCGCTGATACGAAGCCGCCCATACCAGCGGGTTGCTGTTGCGCCCGCGACCGTAGACTAGCCATGACCGAGACAACACGATGACTCAGGACAGCCAGGCAGCAAGAGGGCCGCTCATCGAGCGGCGCTCGATAGATTTCATTCCCGAAGACGAGCGCCACGGCAAGCTCTACAGCCAGTTCACGCTATGGATGGGCGCCAATCTGCAGATCACCGCCATCATCACCGGGGCGCTGGCCGTGGTGCTGGGGGGAGACGTGTTCTGGTCGTTGATCGGGTTGTTCGTCGGACAAATCTTCGGCGGCGCAGTCATGGCGCTGCATGCGGCCCAGGGGCCCAAGCTGGGGCTGCCGCAGATGATCTCCAGCCGCGTGCAGTTTGGCGTCTACGGCGCTGCCATACCCATCGCGCTGGTGTGCCTGATGTACCTGGGATTCACGGCCACGGGCACGGTGCTGTCGGGACAGGCCCTGGGCCAGTTGTTCGGCGTGAGCGATACCGTCGGCATCCTGATCTTCGCGGCGGTGATCGTGGCGGCGACGCTGTTCGGTTACCAGGTGATCCACATCATCGGGCGCATCGCGACCGTGCTGGGCATCATCGCCTTCTTTTACCTTTTCAGCCGGGTGATCGCGCTGGGCGACGTGGGTCAGCTGCTGCAGATCCGCCATTTCACATGGAGCTCCTTCCTGCTGGCGGTGTCCCTGGCGGCCTCGTGGCAGATCGCCTACGGCCCCTATGTGGCGGATTACTCGCGCTATCTGCCGAGCCGGACCTCTTCCTTCAAGACCTTCCTGGCGGTGGGTCTGGGTTCCGTGCTGGGCGCGCAGATCGCCATGGTGCTGGGTGTGCTGGCCGCAGCCATGGCGGCCGGCCAGTTCGCCGGGCGCGAGGTTGCCTACATCGTGGGACTGGGCGGCACGGGAACCATGGCGGCGTTGCTGTATTTCACCATCGCCTTCGGCAAGGTCACGATTTCCACGTTGAACTCGTATGGCAGCTTCATGTGCATCGCGACCATCGCCAGCGGCTTTCGCGGACATGTGGATATTTCCCGCCGGCAGCGCGCGCTGCTGGTGCTGGTCATCGTCGCCGCGGCCACGGCCGTGGCGTTGATCGGGCAGCATTCCTTCCTGAACGCGTTCAAGTCCTTCATCCTCTTTCTGCTGGCGTTCTTCGTGCCATGGAGCGCGGTCAACCTGGTGGACTATTACTTCGTCAGCCGCGGGCAATACGACGTAGCGGCGCTGTCGGATCCGAACGGCCGCTATGGCCGTTGGAACTGGCCGGGCATCCTGGTCTATGTGTTCGGGGTGCTGGTGCAGATGCCCTTCATTTCCACCAAGCTCTACACTGGTCCGATGGTCGAGCGCCTGGGCGGGGTGGATATCTCGTGGATCATCGGACTGGTCGTGCCCAGCATCCTGTATTACCTGTTCGCGCGCCGGGAAGCCCCGCCACAACATCGCGGCGCCGCCCGCGCGCCGATATCGACCCCCACGCCATGACGCCGGAACGTGCCTAGGAGACCCACAATGGAATTGCATCTGAAACCCGGCCACATGACGCTGGCCGACTTGCGGCGCGTCTATCAACAGCCGGCGCGCGTGACGCTGGACCCGGCAGCGGCCGGGCCTATCGAGGCCAGCGTGGCCTGCGTCGAGCGCATCATCGCCGAAGGCCGCACGGCCTACGGCATCAACACCGGCTTCGGCCTGCTGGCCACCACCCGGATCGCCCGCGAGGACCTGGAGTCCTTGCAGAGTTCGTTGGTGCTGTCGCACGCGGCCGGGGTCGGCGAGGCGCTGGACGACGCGATGGTGCGGCTGATCATGGTGCTGAAGATCAACAGCCTGGCGCGAGGCTATTCGGGCATCCGCCGCAAGGTTATCGACGCGCTGATCGCGCTGGTCAATGCCGAGGTCTATCCGCATATTCCGTTGAAGGGATCGGTGGGCGCGTCGGGTGACCTCGCGCCGCTGGCCCATATGTCGCTGCTGTTGCTGGGCGAGAGCAAGGCGCGCCATCGCGGCGCCTGGCTGCCCGCGCGCGAAGCACTGGCCCAGGCGGGGCTGGAGCCCCTGACGCTGGCGGCCAAGGAAGGCCTGGCGCTGCTCAACGGCACCCAGGTTTCGACGGCCTATGCGCTGCGCGGCCTGTTCGAGGCCGAGGACCTGTTGGCGGCTGCGCTGGTTTGCGGCAGCCTCAGCGTGGAGGCCATGCTGGCCTCGCGCGCGCCGTTCGACGCCCGCATCCACGCCGCGCGTGGTCAGCCAGGTCAGATCGACGTGGCCGCCGTGTACCGCGACCTGTTGACCGAGGACAGCGAGGTCGGCCATTCGCACGTGAACTGCGACAAGGTGCAGGATCCCTATTCGCTGCGTTGCCAGCCGCAGGTGATGGGCGCCTGCCTGACGCAGATACGCCATGTGGCGCAGGTGCTGGAGATCGAGTCCAATGCGGTCTCCGACAATCCGCTGGTGTTCGCGGAACAGGGAGACGTGGTTTCGGGGGGCAACTTCCATGCCGAACCGGTGGCGCTGGTGGCCGATAATCTGGCGCTGGCGCTGGCCGAGATCGGCGCGCTGTCGGAACGCCGCATCTCGCTGATGATGGACAAGCACATGTCGCAACTGCCGCCGTTCCTGGTGAGCAACGGCGGCGTCAACTCGGGCTTCATGATCGCCCAGGTGACTGCGGCGGCGCTGGCCAGCGACAACAAGGCGCTGGCGCACCCGGCCAGCGTGGACAGCCTGCCCACCTCGGCCAACCAGGAAGACCATGTGTCCATGGCGCCCAATGCCGGCAAGCGGCTCTGGCCCATGGCCGAGAACGTGCGCGACATCCTGGCGATCGAGTGGCTCGGCGCCTGCCAGGGCCTGGATTTCCGCCAGGGCCTGAAGACCGCGCCCAAGCTGGAGCGCGCCCGCAGCCTGTTGCGCGAGAAAGTGGCGCACTACGAGCGGGACCGGTTCTTCGCGCCCGACATCGAGGCGGCCAGCCAGCTTATCGCGGCGCGCGGGCTGACGGAGCTGGTGCCGGCGGGCCTGCTGCCCAGTCTTTGAAGCCGGCGCGCAACAGGAGCAAATGCATGAGACAGGTCTGGCGCAATTGCCACGCGGCCACCATGGCCCAGGGCCAGTATTCCGTGATCGAACGGGCCGCGGTGGTGACGCGGGATGATCGCATTGAGTGGATCGGCCCCGAGGCGCAATTGCCGCCGGCCGACGCCGCGCGCGAGCACGACCTGGGCGGCGCCTGGCTGACGCCCGGCCTGATCGACTGCCACACCCATCTGGTGTTCGGCGGCAACCGCAGTCAGGAGTTCGAGCAGCGCCTGCAAGGCGTGGACTACTCGACCATTGCCGCGCAAGGCGGCGGCATCGCCAGCACCGTGCGCGCCACCCGCGCCGCCAGCGAAGACGAGCTCTACGCCAGCGCGCGCCAGCGGGCCTTGCACCTGATGCGCGACGGCGTGACCACGCTGGAGGTGAAGTCCGGTTATGGCCTGGATCTGCCTAACGAGCGCAAGATGCTCAGGGTGGCGCGGCGCCTGGGCCAGACGCTGCCGCTGACCGTCAGCGCGACCTGTCTGGCCGCGCACGCGCTGCCGCCGGAATACGCGGGGCGCGCCGACGACTACATCGACGAAGTCGCGCGCCGCATGCTGCCGGTATTGGCGGCCGAGGGCCTGATCGATGCGGTGGATGCGTTCTGCGAGCATCTGGCATTCACGCCGGGCCAGGTCGAGCGGGTGTTCCAGGCCGCGCGCGAACTGGGCCTGCCGGTGAAGCTGCACGCCGAACAGTTGTCGCCGCTGCACGGCGCGACCCTGGCCGCACGTTATGGCGCCTGGTCGGCAGACCACCTGGAACACTTGACCGAAAGCGATGTGCTGGCAATGGCGGGGGGCGGCACGGTGGCGGTGCTGCTGCCCGGCGCGTTCTACGCCCTGCGCGAGACCAAGCTTCCTCCCATCGACCTGTTGCGCCGCCATGGTGTGCCCATCGCCATCTCCAGCGACCTGAATCCCGGCACGTCGCCCGTGCTGTCGCTGCGGCTCATGTTGAGCATGGCCTGCACGCTGTTCCGGCTAACGCCTGAAGAAGCGCTGGCCGGGGTGACCGCGCATGCGGCGAAAGCGCTGGGGCTGCAGGCCACGCACGGCACGCTGGAAGCAGGCAAGTACGCGGACTTCGTGGCCTGGCAGGTGCAGCATCCATCCGAATTGGCCTACTGGATAGGCGGCGACCTGCCCAAGCGCGTGGTGCGCCACGGCGCGCCGGTCGACGCCGCAACGCTGGTCTGAGACAGGCAGATCCGGACAGGATCGCGCCCGCAACGGACGGCTTGAGCCGGTCCGCGTTCGCAACCACGACAGGCGGTCTACCATGCGTGCATGCCGCGCCCATCCCGGGACGCGCGATCGGATTGGGTGTGGGTATGCGGATATGCATGATGGAAGGACCGGCTGATCTGGAGCCCACAGGTGCGACGTGGGAAGGCATGGCCGAACGCATAGGCGAGCTGGCTCCGGACTTGTTGGTCACCAATGAAATGCCCTTTGGTCCCTGGCTGGCGGCGGACCCGGCGTACGACGCCGCGCGCGCGGCGGATTCGGTGCGCATCCATGAGGCCGGCCTGGACGCCCTGGCCGCGCTGGGGGTGCCGGCTATCGTGTCGTCGCGGCCGGTGCACGCGGGCGCAAAGCTTGCGAACGAGGCGTTTGCCCTGCAGGACGGCCGCTACACGCGCTTGCATCACAAGCAATACTTCCCGGAGGAACCAGGCTACTTCGAGGCGACCTGGTTCCATTCCGCCATGGACGGTTTCGAGGTGTTCGAGGTGGGCGGCATACGCCTGGGGGTGCAGCTGTGCACCGAACTGATGTTTAACGAGCGCGCGCGCGCCTATGGGCGTGCGGGCGCGGAGTTGATCGTGGCGCCGCGCGCCAGCAGCGCGTCGACGCGCCGGTGGCTGACGGCAGGCGCCATGGCGGCGCTCGTGTCGGGCTGCTATGTGGTCAGTTCGAACCGCGCGGGGCGCACGGCGTCGGGACAGGTATTCGGGGGGACGGCGTTCGCCTTCCAGCCCGATGGCGAACCCCTGGCGCAATCCAGCGATACCGAATCCATCGTGGCGATCGAGGTGGATCCGGCCCGTTCGCGCGCGCAGCAGTCGCTATACCCGTGCTACGTCCGCGAGTAGCGCGGCGCTAGCGCGTCGAGCCGGCCTGCGCCGGCTCGGTCGCGTCAAAGCGCAGCCGCGAAAAGCTGGCGACGCAGGCCAGTGCGGCGCAGCCGCAACCCAGCCACAGCGCGGCGATGGCGCCGTGGGTGCTGGAAACATTGAAACAGGCGGCTACCAGGGCCGCGCCCGAGGACTGTCCCAAGAGTCGCACCGTTCCTATCATGCCGCTGGCGCCGCCGGCTCGCGAGGCCGGCGCTGACATCATGATGGCGCGCAGGTTGGGCGATTGGAAGAAGCCGAATCCGGCACCGCAGATGGCCATGCGCCAGCAGATGTCCCAGACCGAGGGCGCGGTGGGCATCAGCGCCAGCAGGGCGAGGCCCAGCGCCAGCAGCGCCAGGCCCACGCCACCCAGGGTGCCGGCCGCATAGCGGTCGGACAGCCGCCCGGCGATGGGCGCCATGATCGCCACCACCACCGCCCAGGGCGTGATGAGAAAGCCGGTCTGCACCTGGCTGTAGCCCAGCATGGTCTGAAGCATGAACGGCAGCGACACGAAAGCCAGCGCCTGGGCTGCGAAGGCGCAGACAGCGGTAGCGGCGGACAAGGCGAACAAGGGCCGGCGCAGCAGGTCCACCGCCAGGATGGGCGCGGGATGGCCCGCCTGCCGGCGCATCAGCAGCCACAGGCTGGCCGCGGCGACGCCCCATTCCAGCGCTACGCGCGGCAGGGGGGCGGCGTGCGCCAGTTCGTTCGCGCCCAGTACGAACAAGCCCAGCGTCAGGGCGCATAGCGCCGCTGCCAGCCCGTCGAAGCGATGCGGCGCGCGCACGGTTTCGGGCAGCTTGCGCAGGCCCAGCGCGAACGCCAGCAGGCCGATGGGCACGTTGATCAGGAACAGCCAGTGCCAGGATCCCAGCAGCAGGATGGTCGAGGCCACGGTGGGCCCTGCCGCGAAGGCGATGCCCACCACCATGGCGTTCAGGCCCAGGCCGCGGCCCAGCAGGCGCGAGGGGTAGATGAAGCGCAGCAGGGCGCCGTTGACGCTCATGACGCCGGCCGCGCCCAGGCCCTGTAGCACGCGCGCCGTCACCAGCGTGGGCAAGGACGGCGCCAGGCCGCTGGCCAGCGAAGACAGGATGAAGATGGCCAGCCCCACGATGTAGACCCGCCGGTGGCCCAGGATCTCGCCCAGCGCGGCGGCCGGCAGCAGGCCCGCCACCATGGCCAGCTGATAGCCGCTGACGATCCAGATGGAGCCCGCGTCGCTGGCCTGCAGATCGCGCGCAATCGTGGGCAGCGCCGTGTTGGCGATGGCGGTGTCCAGGCTGGCCATGCATAGCGCCAGCATGACGGCGAGGAGCGCGCCCGGGCGTTCGGAAGCCGGCAGGCCGACGCCGGCCGGGTAGACGGTATGGCGGGAAAACGAGAGCATGTGCGGGACCACTGGGGCTAGGCGTCCGGGCAGAGGGCCGGCGCGCCGCGAGCACTGATTCTAGAACGTGTTAAGAAACACGGCTGGCGGGCCTTCGAAGCGACCGGCTTTTCTTGCAGGACATTTGTCCTTATCCTGCCGCCTTGCGCGGAACCGGTCCGCATCCGCGAGGAGTCATCGAAACATGCAATTCGCCGTATCCCGGCGCCGCCGCAGGCTCTTGTCGGCGTTCGCGCTGGGCGTCCTGGGCGCCGCGGCGGCAGGACGTCTGCACGCCGTGCCCATGACGCGCATCCTGGTTGGCTTCCCGCCGGGGGGCGGGGTGGATGTGATCGCCCGTCTGCTGGCGCGGCAGCTGGAGGCCGGCCTGGGCGAAGTGGTGCTGGTCGAGAACCGGCCCGGCGCGGGCGGCATGCTGGCGGCGCAGGAGCTGTTGGCCGCGCGGCCGGATGGACACACCCTGCTGTTCACCAATGACCACGCGCTGGCCATCGTGCCGCATATTGCGAAGCAGGCCGGTTATGCCTCGCCGGGCGATTTCGCCGCCGTGGCGCAGATGACGGACCAGGCCGCCATGGCGCTGGCGGTCAGGGCGGATTCGCCTCTGCGCAGCCTGAACGACCTGCGCGCGCACCAGGATGCGCTGTTCGTGGGGGTGCCGGCGCCCGGCAGTGTGCCGGAGCTTGCCCTGGAATTGCTGGATGCTCATCTGGGCGTGGTGGCGACTGCGATCCCATACGGGGGCGGTGCGCCGCTGGTGACTGATCTGCAGGGAGGTTATCTGGCGCTGGGCCTGACCTCCCTGGCCGAATTGCTGGACCCTGTGCGTGCAGGGCGGCTGCGTCTCCTGGCGATCTCGGGTTCCGCCCGGCATCCGGATGTGGCTGACGTTGCCACCTTCGCCGAACAAGGCGTGGCCGGGCTGGAGCGCGGCGGCGTGGCCGGCCTGTTCGCGCCGCGCGGCGTGGCGCCGGCCCGCATCGAGCAATTGCAGCAGCAGGTGGCGCAGGCGCTCGAATCCGAAGAGGTTGTCGCGCAACTGCGCTTGCAGGGCTCGCGGGTGAGGTTTGGCGATGCGGCCACCCTGGCGCGCAACATGGACGCCGTCCATCAGGCTTGGGCGGAACGCGCCCAGGCCTGGCGGGCGCGGCCGGCTACAGGGACTCCGGGTCGCGTCGCAGCGAAAAGCCCTGCGCCTCGTTCATCGCCAGATAGCTGACGTTGCGCGACACCACCGGCGGCTTGTCGCCGGCATGCAGCGCGCGCACCTTGTCCAGCACCATCTTGTCCTCCAGCGTCATGCGGTCGATCATGCGCAGGTATTGCATCCAGCTTTCCACCAGGAATACTTCGCGCCAGACCCCTTCGCGCTCCAGGTCGCGGAACAGCTGCCACTGCTGCGCGCCGTTGCGCAGCCGCATGAGCCGCAGCGGATGCGCCGCGCCGATCAGCGCGGACAGCTTGTCTTTCTCGATCAGGTATTCGACCGCGACCAGCACCGCGCCGTGCTGCGTATTGAAGCCGGCCGCGGCCATGGTCGGCTCGGTGCTGTCGGCGCGCGCCAGCGATGAGGTGTCCAGGTGTTCGGGCAGGCGCGAGCGGTACATGAGCGCGACGGTGATGCCCAGCATGATGCCGGCGGTGGCCAGGGCGCCGGAAACGCCCATGGTGCCGGCAAAGTGGCCCCACATGAAGGACCCGGCCGCCAGGCCGCCGAAGATGGCCGTCTGGTACAGCGCCAGCGCGCGCGCCTTGACCCAGTCGGGCACCAGCATCTGGACGGTGGTGTTGTAGGTGGCCAGCACCCCGATCCAGCAGCTGCCCGACAGCAGCAGCGCCGGAAAGGCCACCCACAAGGTGCCGGTCAGGCCCAGCGCCAGCAGGCAGGCGGCCAGCAGCGCGGCGGCCACGCTGACCAGGCCGCCCGCGCCCCAGGCGGCCTGCACCCGCCGCACGAAGGCGCTGCCGAGGATGGCGCCCAGGCCCAGCGCGCCCAGCATGTAGCCGTACAGCAGTGCGCTGCCGCCTTCGTGTTCATGGGCCAGCAGCGGCAGCAATGCCCACAGCGCGCTGGCGGACAGCCCGAAGGCGAAGGACCGCAGCATCACCACGCGGGTCACGGTGGAATGCTGGGTGTAGCGCAGCGCCGCCACCACGCCTTCCAGGATGCCTTCGGGCGGCAGGCGGCGCAGCGGCAGCTCGCGCCTCCAGCGCCAGATGGCCCAGATCAGGCCGCCATAGCAGAAGCAGTTCAGCAGGAACACCCAGGGCGCGCCCATGGCGCCCAGCAGCAGGCCGCCGATGGCCGGCCCGACCGCGCGCGCCACGTTGAAGTTGACGCTGTTCAGCAGCACCGCGCTGCCGACGTGGGCGCGCGGCACCTGTTCGCCGACGGCGGCCTGCCAGGCCGGCGTGACGATGGCGCTGCCGATGGCAATACAGAAGACGGACGCGATCAGCGTGATGGGATGCAGCAGCCCGGCGAAGGCCAGGATGGTGATGAAGACGCCGCCCGCCAGCTCCAGCAGCATGCCGGTCAGCATGACCTTGCGGCGGTCGTAGTTGTCGGCCAGCACCCCGGTCAGGATGGACAGCGCCACCAGCGGGAAGGCGGCGGCCACCTGGATCATGGCGACCATCAGCGGGCTGCTCTGCTCGGTGGTGATGATCCACGCGGCGGCGACGGATTGCGCCCAGGTGCCCAGGTTGGCGAACAGGTTGGCGATCCAGATGATGCGGAAGGCCGGAAACGCGAAGGGGGATAGCGTGCTCACCTGCAGCACGGGGGCGGGAGCGGCCTGCGCGTCCGCGGGCAGATCGGTGTTGGCCGAAACGGGTTGCAGCATGGAGTTCTTCCGGCGCGCCGGGTGGGCGCTCCTGTCGGGCGTGGTCTGGGTCGGGTAATGGTACGCCTAAGCCAGCGATCGATGGGAGCGCGCGCGGCCCCTCAGAGCGGCTGTGCGCCGCCCAGGGAGCTTGCTGCTTGCCAGCCCTACTGCTTGGCGGCGGGGGCCGCAGCCGGGGCCGGAGGATAAGCCTGATTCAGGTACTCCACGATCAGCGGAACCTGGTCGGCGGGGATGGGGGCGCCGTAGGTGCCCACCATCTTCTTGACCTCGGCATCCCAGAAGCCCAACGGCATGGGCGGCTGGGACGACACGTAGTCGACCGAATGGCACATCAGGCACAGGGCCGCGTGCTGCGCGCCCGCGCCCGTGCCGGGGTGCAGCGTGGCGGTTTCCTGGGGCAGCTTGATCTCCAGGGCCTGGGCGGCCGGGGACAGACAGGCGCAGGCCAGCGCAAGCGCCGGCAGGCAGCGACGGAAATGGCGGTTCATGGCGCTCTCCTCAGGCGGCGGTGACGCGGACGGCTTCGACCACGTTGCGCATGTAGCCGGCCGGGTTCCACAGCGGGTCCAGCGGCTGGGTGTCGCCGGCCATGTTGGTGGCGCGGACCTTCAGCGTGTAGTCGCCGGCGGCCTTGGGCGTGAAGTCGGCATGCCATTCGCGGAAGGAATAGCGGCCCAGGTCCTTTCCCAGCTTGGCGGCCTGCCAGGTCTTGCCGTCGTCGGACGAGAACTGGACCTCGCGTATGCCCTTGCCGCCGTCGAAGGCGATGCCCCGCACCTGCACCGGCTTGCCGCGGGCGACGCGCGCGCCCGCGCTCAGGCTGGTGATGAAGCTGCGCACGTTGTAGCGGCCGATGGGGCGGGTCTTTTCCGGGGCCTTGCCCGGCGGCGTGCAGGCGCAATCGTTGTCGGGGATGCGATAGGCCTTCTGCATCCAGAAGCCGTCGAATTCCTTGTCCAGCACTTTGATGTCGGCCAGGTGCTTGACCCAGTAGGTGCCGTAGTACCCCGGCACCACCAGGCGCACGGGATAGCCGTTGAGCATGGGCAGGTCGGCGCCGTTCATGGCGTAAGCCAGCATGACCTCGCCGTCCAGCGCGTGGGCGACGTCCAGCGCCTTGACGAACTCGGGCGTGCCGGGCAGCACCGGCCGGTCCAGGCCTTCGAACGAGATCTGGCGCGCATCGGCGCGGATACCGGCTTTTTCCAGGACGCGCTTGAGCGGGATGCCCAGCCAGCGGGCATTGCCCATGGCGCCGTTGCCCGACTGCCCGCCGCCCACGCGCGGCACGAAAAAGCCGCGGCTGTTGCCCGAGCACTGGGTGACCGCCACCAGTTCCACTGGCTTGCCGAATTGCTGCTTCAGGTCGGCCAGCGACAGGTCCAGGGGCTTGTCCACCAGGCCGCTGACCTTGATGCGGTAGGTGTTCAGGTCGATCGCGGTGGGGATGTTGCCCAGGTGATAGCGCACGAAGAAGGCGTCGTTGGGCGTGATGAGGTTTTCGTTGAAGACCGAGAACGGCGTTTCCAGCTGCGGCGGGCGCGAGGTTTGGCGGATCAGGGGCCGTTTTTGCGGATAGGCGATCAACTCGCGCTCGCCATTGGCGAACGGCAGGGTGACGGTGGCCGGCGCCGCCAGGCTGGTCAGCGCATGGCCGGCCAGCGTGCCGGTCGCGCCCAGCGTACAGGCCTGGCGCAGGAAGCGCCGGCGCCCATTCGGGTCGAATGTGCTCATCTTGCTGTCTCCTCGTTCTTGTCAGCGCCCTGCCCCCGGCGCATTCACACGAGGCTACGCGCCACGGCCTGACAAATGCGTTAACGTCCGCGCTGCCCATTCCAATTTCCGCGTTTTTCGCTTCGATGATCCTGACATTCAACAAGCGCGCCTTCGCTGCGCTACTGGCCGTAACCGCGCTGGAAGCGCTGATCGCCACCCTGGGCGCGCCCTATCCCTTGCTGCGTGGCTTCGTGGGCGACGTGGTGGCGGTGGGCTGGGCCTATCTGGTGTATCGCAGCTTCATCCGCGCGGATGTGCTGCCGCTGGCGCTGGCCGCGCTGTTCACCGGCTACGCGGTGGAGCTGGGCCAATACCTGGCTCGGCA encodes:
- the hutI gene encoding imidazolonepropionase gives rise to the protein MRQVWRNCHAATMAQGQYSVIERAAVVTRDDRIEWIGPEAQLPPADAAREHDLGGAWLTPGLIDCHTHLVFGGNRSQEFEQRLQGVDYSTIAAQGGGIASTVRATRAASEDELYASARQRALHLMRDGVTTLEVKSGYGLDLPNERKMLRVARRLGQTLPLTVSATCLAAHALPPEYAGRADDYIDEVARRMLPVLAAEGLIDAVDAFCEHLAFTPGQVERVFQAARELGLPVKLHAEQLSPLHGATLAARYGAWSADHLEHLTESDVLAMAGGGTVAVLLPGAFYALRETKLPPIDLLRRHGVPIAISSDLNPGTSPVLSLRLMLSMACTLFRLTPEEALAGVTAHAAKALGLQATHGTLEAGKYADFVAWQVQHPSELAYWIGGDLPKRVVRHGAPVDAATLV
- a CDS encoding MFS transporter, producing the protein MLQPVSANTDLPADAQAAPAPVLQVSTLSPFAFPAFRIIWIANLFANLGTWAQSVAAAWIITTEQSSPLMVAMIQVAAAFPLVALSILTGVLADNYDRRKVMLTGMLLELAGGVFITILAFAGLLHPITLIASVFCIAIGSAIVTPAWQAAVGEQVPRAHVGSAVLLNSVNFNVARAVGPAIGGLLLGAMGAPWVFLLNCFCYGGLIWAIWRWRRELPLRRLPPEGILEGVVAALRYTQHSTVTRVVMLRSFAFGLSASALWALLPLLAHEHEGGSALLYGYMLGALGLGAILGSAFVRRVQAAWGAGGLVSVAAALLAACLLALGLTGTLWVAFPALLLSGSCWIGVLATYNTTVQMLVPDWVKARALALYQTAIFGGLAAGSFMWGHFAGTMGVSGALATAGIMLGITVALMYRSRLPEHLDTSSLARADSTEPTMAAAGFNTQHGAVLVAVEYLIEKDKLSALIGAAHPLRLMRLRNGAQQWQLFRDLEREGVWREVFLVESWMQYLRMIDRMTLEDKMVLDKVRALHAGDKPPVVSRNVSYLAMNEAQGFSLRRDPESL
- a CDS encoding MFS transporter, giving the protein MLSFSRHTVYPAGVGLPASERPGALLAVMLALCMASLDTAIANTALPTIARDLQASDAGSIWIVSGYQLAMVAGLLPAAALGEILGHRRVYIVGLAIFILSSLASGLAPSLPTLVTARVLQGLGAAGVMSVNGALLRFIYPSRLLGRGLGLNAMVVGIAFAAGPTVASTILLLGSWHWLFLINVPIGLLAFALGLRKLPETVRAPHRFDGLAAALCALTLGLFVLGANELAHAAPLPRVALEWGVAAASLWLLMRRQAGHPAPILAVDLLRRPLFALSAATAVCAFAAQALAFVSLPFMLQTMLGYSQVQTGFLITPWAVVVAIMAPIAGRLSDRYAAGTLGGVGLALLALGLALLALMPTAPSVWDICWRMAICGAGFGFFQSPNLRAIMMSAPASRAGGASGMIGTVRLLGQSSGAALVAACFNVSSTHGAIAALWLGCGCAALACVASFSRLRFDATEPAQAGSTR
- a CDS encoding molybdopterin-dependent oxidoreductase, giving the protein MSTFDPNGRRRFLRQACTLGATGTLAGHALTSLAAPATVTLPFANGERELIAYPQKRPLIRQTSRPPQLETPFSVFNENLITPNDAFFVRYHLGNIPTAIDLNTYRIKVSGLVDKPLDLSLADLKQQFGKPVELVAVTQCSGNSRGFFVPRVGGGQSGNGAMGNARWLGIPLKRVLEKAGIRADARQISFEGLDRPVLPGTPEFVKALDVAHALDGEVMLAYAMNGADLPMLNGYPVRLVVPGYYGTYWVKHLADIKVLDKEFDGFWMQKAYRIPDNDCACTPPGKAPEKTRPIGRYNVRSFITSLSAGARVARGKPVQVRGIAFDGGKGIREVQFSSDDGKTWQAAKLGKDLGRYSFREWHADFTPKAAGDYTLKVRATNMAGDTQPLDPLWNPAGYMRNVVEAVRVTAA
- a CDS encoding DUF2809 domain-containing protein, giving the protein MILTFNKRAFAALLAVTALEALIATLGAPYPLLRGFVGDVVAVGWAYLVYRSFIRADVLPLALAALFTGYAVELGQYLARHFGWRLEQPLLRIVVGSVPDWWDMLAYTLGFVLVLALAAWNRRRGATLRGA
- the hutH gene encoding histidine ammonia-lyase, encoding MELHLKPGHMTLADLRRVYQQPARVTLDPAAAGPIEASVACVERIIAEGRTAYGINTGFGLLATTRIAREDLESLQSSLVLSHAAGVGEALDDAMVRLIMVLKINSLARGYSGIRRKVIDALIALVNAEVYPHIPLKGSVGASGDLAPLAHMSLLLLGESKARHRGAWLPAREALAQAGLEPLTLAAKEGLALLNGTQVSTAYALRGLFEAEDLLAAALVCGSLSVEAMLASRAPFDARIHAARGQPGQIDVAAVYRDLLTEDSEVGHSHVNCDKVQDPYSLRCQPQVMGACLTQIRHVAQVLEIESNAVSDNPLVFAEQGDVVSGGNFHAEPVALVADNLALALAEIGALSERRISLMMDKHMSQLPPFLVSNGGVNSGFMIAQVTAAALASDNKALAHPASVDSLPTSANQEDHVSMAPNAGKRLWPMAENVRDILAIEWLGACQGLDFRQGLKTAPKLERARSLLREKVAHYERDRFFAPDIEAASQLIAARGLTELVPAGLLPSL
- a CDS encoding purine-cytosine permease family protein; protein product: MTQDSQAARGPLIERRSIDFIPEDERHGKLYSQFTLWMGANLQITAIITGALAVVLGGDVFWSLIGLFVGQIFGGAVMALHAAQGPKLGLPQMISSRVQFGVYGAAIPIALVCLMYLGFTATGTVLSGQALGQLFGVSDTVGILIFAAVIVAATLFGYQVIHIIGRIATVLGIIAFFYLFSRVIALGDVGQLLQIRHFTWSSFLLAVSLAASWQIAYGPYVADYSRYLPSRTSSFKTFLAVGLGSVLGAQIAMVLGVLAAAMAAGQFAGREVAYIVGLGGTGTMAALLYFTIAFGKVTISTLNSYGSFMCIATIASGFRGHVDISRRQRALLVLVIVAAATAVALIGQHSFLNAFKSFILFLLAFFVPWSAVNLVDYYFVSRGQYDVAALSDPNGRYGRWNWPGILVYVFGVLVQMPFISTKLYTGPMVERLGGVDISWIIGLVVPSILYYLFARREAPPQHRGAARAPISTPTP
- a CDS encoding carbon-nitrogen hydrolase family protein; this translates as MMEGPADLEPTGATWEGMAERIGELAPDLLVTNEMPFGPWLAADPAYDAARAADSVRIHEAGLDALAALGVPAIVSSRPVHAGAKLANEAFALQDGRYTRLHHKQYFPEEPGYFEATWFHSAMDGFEVFEVGGIRLGVQLCTELMFNERARAYGRAGAELIVAPRASSASTRRWLTAGAMAALVSGCYVVSSNRAGRTASGQVFGGTAFAFQPDGEPLAQSSDTESIVAIEVDPARSRAQQSLYPCYVRE
- a CDS encoding tripartite tricarboxylate transporter substrate-binding protein; translated protein: MQFAVSRRRRRLLSAFALGVLGAAAAGRLHAVPMTRILVGFPPGGGVDVIARLLARQLEAGLGEVVLVENRPGAGGMLAAQELLAARPDGHTLLFTNDHALAIVPHIAKQAGYASPGDFAAVAQMTDQAAMALAVRADSPLRSLNDLRAHQDALFVGVPAPGSVPELALELLDAHLGVVATAIPYGGGAPLVTDLQGGYLALGLTSLAELLDPVRAGRLRLLAISGSARHPDVADVATFAEQGVAGLERGGVAGLFAPRGVAPARIEQLQQQVAQALESEEVVAQLRLQGSRVRFGDAATLARNMDAVHQAWAERAQAWRARPATGTPGRVAAKSPAPRSSPDS